DNA from Solenopsis invicta isolate M01_SB chromosome 4, UNIL_Sinv_3.0, whole genome shotgun sequence:
TATATGATGAATTACTGTGAATTATTGATAATCAAAGTATTGGCAACTATTGGCAgtctaatttaaaatacttggaatatataaattatatagagaattatttttaattttactttaattcttAAGTAGtctacttattattataacatttcattaaaaataaaacttcaatcttttaatttaaaaaaatgcttaaattcTGCAAGTCTCGATTTTTATTTGAGCGACATTTAttcttactaaaaaaaatgtcagaaaAGACAGTTACAAAAATgagtaattttaacttaaaattaacagACTATGTGTtatcattgaaattattttatttaataatataaacttgaaaataaataaaaaaaagcaaattattaagtatattattaagtaaattatgcATAGTTACAATATAGTTATTCAGATCGAATAAAGTCGCTTATCATGAAATGTCGTTTTCTAAAAGatttatggaaaatatatttaagttttatcactAAAAGTTAGCAATTGTTAATAGCAATACTTTGTTGtatgtaaaataagaaatagggTTAAAATTTAGTACTCTATActacataataattatcaatatcaattaatgtaaagtatcaactaatatttatttatctgtttctatatcatattttttcttatttggaattactttgtttatgctttatttatgcatagtatataaaataacaattaaagacTACATATTAACTTGAAAGTTTCCATTTCATATATTGCTATGTACAGGCACTATGATTGGTATCAAGGTAGAAGAAAATATACTTGATAAAACTGTGGAGGCATTTGAAaggtatataattttcttataattgtcgagtcttctaatataaatttaatataaatatataataaaatatctatttaaatacaatattttcttaaaatattttattttcattaacacCAAGAAAACttctgaaaaaatgttaatcttAACCCAGTCGGCacacagattcaaaaagaattaaaaaagaattcaaacttagagtttgaatttttttttaattctttttgaatctgtgtGCCGACTGGgaagttaattttgtaaaattcaaaaagaaaatgaaCTGTTTACTGAGATCGCAGTTTTTGATGTATAAGAATTATCTGTATTTAAGACTtgagaatatatatacatatactatataaGTTTGACCCTAATCTGAATCTTcatcaaaattaagataaatttaatggCAATCGAATAAAACCTGATCTGATCTTTCTTCCACACAACAGTTAAAATATCCAAAGATTGTTAAGAAGTCACAAAACGTTGTTTCttattattgccaaaatttaaagtagtttattgttaaaattctaataaacagatcgtagaaaaatatatctAGTGTCGtggaatatcataaatattttgtgtataaatataaatattttgcattgaTTTCTAAAAGcatctgttaaaattacttcgtgcactctatttagatattgtagatTACTGAGCATTAGTGTTtgctgcatttttataaaaactaaatttctattttgcagGTAGCAGAAATTTTTGTAGATCTATatctctacgtaattttgaaaaatatatattacatattaattttttaactttaatctaattgAAAGGCATTGCatgtgaattttaaataatattattgaatttaatgtgtgtataaattcGGCAAATAAAGTATTATAGGTGAGCTGTGGTTGTGGAGTATGATCATCCGCTTGTGCATCTCTCTTGCGATTTTGCACTTAATCTTATTGTAAACattgtatattgttttttagaaattacaaattatttaaaaaacagggtttttaataagttttaagttttattaaaaaaattttttaagccaaaaaaattatttaaaaaaatttttaataaaatatattttataaaatatttgtaaacctttgttttgcagtacttatttgtatataaaatttctaaaagattattaattaatacttttttttataaataaaagtggaaTAATGTCTTTCATGACATTTATATTCAAGTAAACAAATTTgcctaattttaaaaagttttatttgaaaatttactgcatataatgatagattttagaaatatttctgttgcaacatttcataCCTTGCAGAATCCTTTCTAAAAgtgttgcacatgaaatgcaaagttcaaattttctttgaaaactcTTTGTAACAATCAGTGCTCTATGAATATTCATGGTgataattcatatataaaagtttatttttcataacaCCTTTCAgaatgaaagaaattataagaGCTAGATTTCGGAACCCATTTTTGATtcctgattttatatttaatcttacATCTATGGGAAAGATGCAGCGAGAGATATTAATCTTTGTTCAATCTTTTATTGATAaggtatacatatttattaatatttcatgttattttcttcactatataatctttattattatatagatgaTTCAGCAATGGGCAAATGAATCAAATACAACAAACGTTAATGATAGCAAAGCTCGTaagtttatcaatattttattcttgtgcCTTGTAGTATTGTATAATGCTTCCAatgtagattaaaaataataaattgagaattgtatttaaaatacttgtattttctcttttttatttctcttttatctttaacaatatatattttatttgttcaaaatttatttttaccataaacttttaaaataatatacataaagattatcactataaatatattgataagtaatttatacaaacctttttttttatataacattatagaTAAAAGACTTGTGGACATTTTAATGAATTCAACTGATAAAGAATTCATAGAAAAGGACattttctacaatttgtttACGATGTTAGTAACGGTATGTAGAATACgtactctttaaattttttaaaattaaatgtcattcaaaaattatacggACACAATTTTCACTCTGGTACTGCAGTGACAAAATTTACGAGATTTAAAAAGTATGTAACTATTTTCAAactaattataagatattatttttattttttataggccAGTGACACCACTGCTGTTACGATGTACTTTGTGATCTTTATGTTAGCAAACTTCCCAGAAATACAGGTACGTATGCAATAGTATTGTTGCCCTCAGGTTGAGTCGGTTCTAAAACATTGTATTCATAATGCTAAAATCggtgcaaaatttcaaaaaaagagagaattcaCCAATCGCATTTGTACAATTTAACCAACTAATTAATACGACTGATTAATTCCAATAATTAgtctaaaagttaaaagttaattaaaaagtaaaaagttagtAATCTTAATCTGTTatcttaacttagttaattttaaattatttaatttttaactttaattagttatttttaaaatacaaactttaatttattaaattaaataaatttaatttaatttattaaattaatttttaactaaaaagttaaaaatttatatatgtaaaagaaaaaaattacagaaaaaaacacattttcaaataaaaaacaatatgtctttgttattttatataaacgtaatttaaaaataaaatatctggtaaaactttttttaccgataattatacatatatcgttacacttatgcatataattatgtaatattaattatatgtccacatatataattatatataataattgtatatattttatataaagatcatacataactataaatgtataattatacatacagggtgattattaatgaatgtccccactttttaccattagagcacgcatttgtaatttctaatataataatatgtgtgaaatacgtatccgtcggtaaatcatgctcctatgataaaaagtggggacattcattaataatcacttgtatataactatacatatataattatgtatacatatatgtacaattttttacggggtattaaatttctttgataatccatattataattgctttgagtaatttaacgttaaaaattacaactgtctaatttaatataaatgatatgctTTTcacaataaacttttaatttaacttaatttaatgtaacttttaattgaattagtttttttgtgcatataactttaaacataactaaattaattttataagccattaacttaattttcctcaaaattatgATGTGATTGGCCGTCTTTGGCCGTCGGATTTGTTTTTAGCAATCAAAAATTCATCGGAAAAAGCtttattacatttcaaaaaaatgttaaactatgttttaaaagagaagaaaattttaatataagttaataaaaaatgtattgtattattatgtacatatttactttatttaactttataataggAAAAAGTATACAAAGAGTTGTTGGAAATTTATGGTACACAAACTCCAAAGGCAGCACCGGTTAAATATGAGGATCTACAACATATGAACTATTTGGAACGTGTTATTAAGGAAACTTTGAGAATTTTTCCTACTGTTCCTATTATCGCACGACAAGTGACGGAAGACTTCAAAATAggtttactaatttttataaatgagcatatattaattgttaatttttcttgaaatttattaatttgtcataATAAAACATGAACAAATTAAGATTCAAAAATCCtaatttgttcatattttattacgacaaaaatttcaaaaaaggttaacaataaatacatattttcatagaaatttatttattttaattaatatactggTATTGATtctattattctaataatatgactatcagaatattaatttttattttatcttaattttattttaataagaagattGCTACGTTTCTATCATACTTTTCTTTGCAAAGTTTATATctggatattatttttaaaaatgttttaggaGATATTGTTTTACCAAAACATACTGATATTCTCATCCCATTTATTCAAATGCATCGAAATAAAAAGTATTGGCCGAATCCATTGGTGTTCGATCCGGATAGATTTCTtccggaaaatataaaaaattatcatttgttttattttactccTTTTAGCGACGGGCCAAGAAATTGCATaggtaaacataaataaattattatgtattataataaaattgatttacatataattgaaaaacttgCAGGTATGAGATATGGAATGATGTCTATGAAAGCTATTCTAGCGACGTTGATACGAAGTttcatatttaaagtaaatgaaaccattgaaatagataaaataaaattaaatatggacATCGTGTTATCGACTTTAGAacctgtaaaaattaaattaaaaaaacgaaatCCCTAATAATGTAACATGtctaatgtatgtatatatcgaTGATAGTATCGtgcaacagttttttttttttaattattaaaactgcaTATGCATGTCAAAGAATATACGGAAATGAAagtagatgaaaaaaaaataaatacacattttcCTCTTTAAAATTGTTCTTGGCTCTGTTCTCCTCCACGATCTTCGAATTTGCATAGGAGCTTTGGGAAGCGCAGCGAGATCTCTTGCGATAATTGTATCGTAACGATCACGAGTTTATCTTAATTcctagaatatttaataatatgggAGATTGTGTATTCTATTCAATTgagtattctaaattattaatgcCAATTTCATGCAAGAAAATCTGCCTGCCTGCAGAATCTTGAAAAACTTGAACAGCATGAGGAAGTTTCCAGTAAACACATTATCTTTCAGACCTAGTCTTAAAGGCTatacggtccacttgacgctacaatgCTTCGTAACACTTTTTGATcggttaatttgtaaaattctttgttccgaTTGTTTCGATAAAATCAAACGGTTTATCGAAGCACTTGTAGCGTCAATTGGACCGCAGCCAAGACATCTTCTTAAAGACTTCTGTTgaactttgttttaaaaacaactttttaaaaacgacttttaaatgtcttttttatGACGTTTTTGAGACATTGTCTGAAAGATGATGTCTACTCCTACAGAGAGGAATCCGAGAGCAGCCAGGTCGGCTTTTTTTTGCGTAACGCTCGAAACTCCAATTTCCCAGGCGAAAATGGATGAGGTTTACTGCGCGAGCAGTTTCAATACGGTAAAAAggttttcatacaaattatatattaaatatgtttatatatattaaaatatatataataattaaggaATTTCAAAGAAGACACTCttctttaatcaatttgaatGTATTTCGATATTTCATGATTACAGCCTTTATTACtctgtataaacatttttttacagacGATTTATGTATTCCCATTGCATTGCCAATAACTCTATATTCTGCAGTAGATGCTAATTTATATAAGGCCACAGCTACTTGTTTTTCTACAGATATAGGTTCCCTTGGCATTAAAAATTGTGGTTCTGGTTCTAATTCATCTCTGAGCATATCACATAATTCTATAAAACTCTCCTTAGACATACGAAAACTTTCAATCCATTCTTTTTCAGTATAATGACAATTCACAATCCTTTTCCAAAAATCTGAACTTCTCTCAAGTTGCCAAATCCTTCGATATCGTATACCTTCtgcaattaattctatttgtTTTAGACTATTAATTTGTTTCCACCTTAATAACAACTCTGTTCTTTCTTGAAAACATAACCTTTTAAGCGTTGCCTTCAATGCACGTCGTCTACGGGAAAACAATCGTCGTAATTGTTTTTTCCGACAATCTTGTTGAAGtctatttattgcaaataatgcaataaataaggATGTAACCTCTTGtatattattcattgtttacaatttaacctttatataaaattattctttctattgGAACTAAAACAATTGTTAGCAGAAAGATACCATATTATTTGATGCGTATTTTATTGGATTCTTAATGGTTCGTATTATTCACTTGATATTGTTCGGTGTAAACACATGCAGATTTCATACTTGATGCGTATTAATTTGATTCGCGTATTAAAATTGcgttcggtgtaaacaaggtcagTGTTCAATGAGTTTAAAAAGTGAGACGTAAACCATCCAACAGCTGAATATTCGGCAACTTGTCAATTTTGGTTAgttggaaatttataataaactttagtTTTTAGAGTAGCACAATAAATACGTTTAAAGAATTAAtgcgtttaaataaataattatccaaaGATCGTTTAACTCgtgtgtaaatttttaacttgtcacaataataattttatataaacttttcaaaattttccatttttagttttaatgtgatttattgtgctacatatatgtatataaggataggaataaataaatcatatataaactttattaataaaattacatatattattttatcttgtatatattattatatattttatctctcAATCGCCTTGTAGAGCGAGAGAACATGAACAATTTGTCCTCGTTATTACGAGTAGAATGACgcatctattattaattaataaaatttatttttttgagagcGATCTAATTCTATCGCTGGCTCGTCGCACCCATTCTTTCATATATCCTTCCACTTCGGCCATTGTCGTATTTATTGAAATCATAATTGCTTCtagaaaaagatgataaaataatggAACGGTTAAATGcgaaatgaataaaacaaataaaaagtatattgtgtaaatatgAATAAAGTAAATGAATATATGTACCGATAATAACGTCtgaaattttagttttctttaatgCTAATCTGTTTTTTTGACCTGTCCACGTATAAATTTGGGCCAATTCATCTGTAATTGTTTGAGACATGACATTTCGCACTGTCTTACTGACAGTATCTCCGccaatatttgacattttttttacctataatacaataaatatattttgaatattaaaaaaaaacaaagatatatatttcttatagtgTGCTTTGAAGCTGGATTTTCCAATTtagctttttatataatactaaaatttataaaagaagaatgcctaattattcaattatgaaacataaattacaatagttaaaataactaaaagatCATACtagttttgcttttattattatagttttgttatatttttatattattgtaattttgttttatatttcatatattttagtgatattttatgttgatatatctttataaaagatttaaatttataaattataatagacTTACGAATTGTCGTTGAACGTCATTCTGCATCAATTGCTCGTTGAAATGATTCAATTCCTGTATTGTAGTAAGAGGAAAATCTGGTAACAagttattgttattttgttcGACTGGATCGGCTTTATCACCTCCTTTATTTTCCAGCAGATTAATGATGCCGTTGAGCTTAtgctttatttttgcatttatttgtaaaaattttagtcgGCATGCATCTGAaggacaaaataatttctttattaataaacagaacgcaattctataatataaaaatagcagTGAAGTAAAAGCAATAGAACTTACCACATGAGgcacaaatgtaataaaagatctgtaacatatataaattcacagtaaaaaaaatacaaataaatagatataaaaatatattaatcttttataaaatctgtttgcgcaatcaatttctaaaaactATTTGGGCAAAACTATAACGTTgacgaattattttatgtttaacaactatatttgcaaaattaaatttagaaattgttcaataattgaaaaaaatatattttaattacattatacatatttatattgtattatatatacttttttataaaataatatagaaaaacataataaagattaatgatTCTAATGtataacaagtaaaaaataaaaaaagaagcaaaaaagtATAGTAAACAGAGTACAATTAAAATGagtttctatatttataaatttataattatacaaagataaaagttgagattaaaattaaattacgttttgcAAGTATTGTGCAatgtacttttcttttaaaaaaacatgataaaggaaataattaaatatatgataaagaaaaaaattaccttACCTTAAAGATTGTACTTTCCGTATAACAGAAAATAGAAGAGTCAATAAATGTGAGCGTATAAGATATAAGTCCTTCGCATCCAACCAGAAATAGAGTATAAATGTAAGCGCAGATGATATAATACAAGTCTTTCGCATCCAATCGAAACAATACCATGAGGCACAAATGTGATAAAAGatctgtaacatatataaattcacagtaaaagaaatacaaataaatagatataaaaatatattaatcttttataaaatctgtttgcgcaatcaatttctaaaaactATTTGGGCAAAACTATAACGTTgacgaattatttatgtataacaagtatatttgcaaaattaaattgagaaattgtttgataattgAAGAAAGcattttcaattacattatacatatttatattgtaaccagaaaatcagtaaaaacaaaatgaacCGATTGCAATTGAAAAAGAGTATAAGAAACTTTATACTATAAATCTTAACTTCTTAATATtggtatcttttatataatgttatgttTTACTGTCccggggtcgattgtgtatttttgaagaagagtgaaaatgtaaaaaatgagcAGTATTGATTGGTGATATCGTTAGATCTAAGAGTCTATACCATGCAATCAGTGCTccacttttcacattttcactccttcaaaaatacacaatcgaccccctgaaAGAGTAATCCTTTAAttcctttaatttttaagtaattaataaaacattacatataattacatctTTACTCGAACACGACCACGTTTCTTGAACATAACCTCTGTGATTTTAGGTCTTAAAAGATACTCGCGAAAGGCTCTCGTGCTTAGTGGCTAAATCTAGTACGAAAAATCGTAGCGTGTACCATCGACTTTActcttaaaataaatgatttttatcatACGTACCTCGTAGATACCGAAGCACATGGAAGCACATGGAAGCAGGAAGAACAGAACACAATTAAGTGTTACACAGCGACCGGCGGAGAGAGAGGCCCGGGAGAGCTGCGCAGCAGATCGCAGCGCAGCTCTGTTGCTACGCTACGAgcgaattaaaactaaaatttctttttatgttaattgtctCTTCGGCAAGATAAAATCtctatcatttatatcttttcgctttgtcgaaaagatataaataacttaaaagagtATAAGATCTTTTGTCGTAAAGAGATCAGAGTTTTTGTCGACTTTGAGTCATATTTCAGTCGACtatttattaaccatttgtcgactttcaaaaatcgacaaatagtCACCAAATAGTCAATTGCTGTCGAGTTATAGTCGACTGTTGAAAGTCGCCTTTAAGTCAACTGAGAAAAGTCGGCCTACCAGTCGACTAACAGTCACGCGTGTTGTGTGGGATCCCATCAATAACTTTCAATATTACTTTAGTATTTCGTCATTATATATACTAAGAGCAATGTTGTTCATTATTGTGGCACTAATTGCGATTCTTgcgtgtataataataaattactttattcgAAAATTCTTTTCGTTTGAAGCACTGAACAAATTACCAGGTCCAGTCCGACTGCCACTTGTCGGTACTTCGTACatctttttgcaacaaaaatcgcaaggtatatatttatattgttcttattttaatgttatagaaACATAACatcatatttatcaaattttaatttaataaacgtaaagaaacaaatcaaaatgtaatagaatatGTAACATATGTTACAATATGTAACATCAACGTAAATTGACTTGAAACTCGGTTtaagtttctattttttttctagttctaagagttagaaaaaaatagaaagtaaattaaaccgagattcAAGTTAAGCtatgttgaaactttttaaaactatcTATCTAAATGTAATCcaaacaatacaataaatagaaaatcattttatgaaaatattttatttacaatataaaatttctaacatctcaaaactttttagattttctaGATATTATCATGCTGATCTGTAAGAAGTATTCTTCTCCATTTCAATTTTGGATGGGTCCTCAACTAATCATCGTCATATATGAACCAAATGAAGTACAGgtaaagaaataacatttataatattttattatatatatgtattttgatgaaaaatttctctgaaatttttgttgcactttttctgtatatttctccaaagtttgtttaaaaatagaatcCATTTACGTAAAAATTGCGGAGAAATATGTGGTGAAATTGTAcagaaattagcaaataaacttttaagaaaGGTTTGGAGAAATAACCATAAAACTTTTCtgaattttctgaatttttttccacgttttacaacatttttcagtaaaattttaacaaaattttaatataattttagtataactTTAGCATAATTTTAGAGtgaaaatatttggaaaatatttaatttaattaaactttaatggaactgttaaaattgttttactctCTTTTAATTTGAAGTCCAATTTTGGGGACTctctttcaaaaaatcttttaataaaatggaattttttgtaatgtctgCAAGCGTTACAATTAAGCGTTAAGTGGAACGCAAATAACTTTTATCTGGAACTTCATTCCAATAAACttgcaattaaaatatctcACAGGGACCTGTgataacctataataaaaaatctaaatcacTTTTTTAGATAATCGCGATATAGTATATCGAGCAAACTAATTTGTTGCATGTGTCCTTACATATTTCTTGTCGTATATTTGATAGCACCAAAATAGAACACAAATGCAGCAATATGACTATTTATATATGCaacaaattgatgaaatttcaacaatattagtACGATATGTTGTCAacaatataatagtaatatacagactttttaaaaataactttccgtatactttttaaaattaactcaatatcttttaaaattttaacgtcttttaaataatgatttaaatgatttacaaaaattttcttttatttcttaaaaaaatgtttgcacaATAGTTGAAAATACACATTCACgtctattctatgaatgttatgacCGAACTATCAAACTACTGTATATGCTCGATGTCTTATAAGGACttaacattataaatggcacacAAATCTTCTTGaccgtatttatttaaattaaaaaggtcttATTTGGAATACAATTTGTCTCACTAttctctatattttaatatatatagacatattttatatacaatataatcatataattatacataattatatattttaatacat
Protein-coding regions in this window:
- the LOC120357683 gene encoding uncharacterized protein LOC120357683 codes for the protein MCFHVLRYLRDLLSHLCLMVLFRLDAKDLYYIICAYIYTLFLVGCEGLISYTLTFIDSSIFCYTESTIFKIFYYICASCDACRLKFLQINAKIKHKLNGIINLLENKGGDKADPVEQNNNNLLPDFPLTTIQELNHFNEQLMQNDVQRQFVKKMSNIGGDTVSKTVRNVMSQTITDELAQIYTWTGQKNRLALKKTKISDVIIEAIMISINTTMAEVEGYMKEWVRRASDRIRSLSKK
- the LOC120357677 gene encoding cytochrome P450 4c21-like, whose translation is MLFIIVALIAILACIIINYFIRKFFSFEALNKLPGPVRLPLVGTSYIFLQQKSQDFLDIIMLICKKYSSPFQFWMGPQLIIVIYEPNEVQTVLKSRLCLDKSMVYKVLEPIFGSGIASAPAHIWTGHRKMIAPIFKTVNLRKFVDIFVEEASMLTEELEKVEHNENEIFFLKPLEKCALKIACGTMIGIKVEENILDKTVEAFERMKEIIRARFRNPFLIPDFIFNLTSMGKMQREILIFVQSFIDKMIQQWANESNTTNVNDSKAHKRLVDILMNSTDKEFIEKDIFYNLFTMLVTASDTTAVTMYFVIFMLANFPEIQEKVYKELLEIYGTQTPKAAPVKYEDLQHMNYLERVIKETLRIFPTVPIIARQVTEDFKIGDIVLPKHTDILIPFIQMHRNKKYWPNPLVFDPDRFLPENIKNYHLFYFTPFSDGPRNCIGMRYGMMSMKAILATLIRSFIFKVNETIEIDKIKLNMDIVLSTLEPVKIKLKKRNP